One Archangium violaceum genomic window, ATGTCCAATTGAATCAATGCGTGTTGTCGGCCTTCATGACACCTCGAGCAAGGGGAAGAACCCCAGAGCCCAAGACGGTCCCCAAGTCTCCACCATGCATTCGACCAGATCGAAAAAGGGAACGAAAGCCACAAATCGTGACCGCCTCTAAATTCTGATGATGCCCTCGTCCCTGGCCCTGTGCCGCCACCAAGAACGAAGCACTTGAATTCTTCGAGTGAAACGAGGAGGCTATTCCGAAGCTGGACACATAGGGTTTGATGTGGCCAGCCTGAAGTTCTTGGGGGGGCACAATGAGCGTCGACAATCTCGGGGTGAAGGACCGTAGAGCACTCGTCCAATCGATGAGGGAATACATACAGCAGAGCCAAGGGCCTGCCGAGGGGCGCTGGAGTATTCCCAACACACCGTGCGCTCTCGCTTCTTGCTCCCTTCACCATCTCGTCAGACCATCCTTCGCTCCTAATGGCCTCGACTCGGCTCCCCAGAACAAACACGACATGCGCGGATCATCAAGCTGGATGGGCCGGATGTCTCCGAGCGCTGGACTGATCTGGAGGAGCGCCTGAGTTGGTTCGCTTCCGTGGTCTCTCGCTTCAAGACCACCCCTACGAAGTCGTGCGCCTGACAGACAAGGGCGGAGAGACGCAGAAGCAACAGGAAAGACGTTGCTGTCACCGGGGGGATGACACCAATTCCATTCCAAACCTCGAGAACCTCACCTCCTTCGAGGCCGTGACCTTCCCATCTCTGGACGAAAAAGGACGGGAACTGCTGGTCGCCTGCGTCGCTGGCCGTTTCGATCTGCCACCCGCTGGCCGCTCCTCGGAGGCGCCACCCAAGCCGAGCGACAGACAGCTTCCTCCTCCCATGGCGGATACCTGGTGGGGACAGCCAGACACCTCCAGCCTTCGCGTGGAGGGACAGAGCACCTGGTTCCGCCCGGCCACCGACATTTACGTCTCTAGGAAATGCCTGGTCACCGCGAGGCCGCCCCGTCAAGGAGATGCAAGTAGGAGTCCGGCTCGGGTCCTGTCGGAAGGTCCTCCAGGTCTTTGGCGAGCGGGTATGGGTACAGGGCATGTTGGAGCTGCGTCCCTTGGATCCCCGACCCTTCGAGTCGATGCCGCTCGTCTACGAGCGCAGCTTCGGCGGGGCCTCGGAACCGCGCAATCCGGTGGGAAGGGGCCTCTACGCCTCGGCACGGGCCGCAGTGGAGCAGCCGCTTCCCAATCTGGAAGACCCCCTCCAACTCATCCGCCGCCACTCCGATCGGGTGACGCCCGTGGGGTTCGGCCCCATTGCCCGGAGTTGGCAACCTCGGCTCGCCTACGCCGGCACGTACGACGAGGCCTGGATCAAGAACCGAGCCCCGCTGTGGCCACCCGACTTCGACCACCGCTTCTCCATCGCGGCGGCCCCTGGCCTCGTTGCCTCCCCCTGGCTGACGGGGGGTGAGTCCGTGGTCCTCACCGGATTGTCGCCAGACGGGCAATGGGCCTTTCCGCTGCCTCGGCATCGACTGACCGTCAAGGTGGTCTTCCAACACCGGGCAGAGCGGCGACCCCTGGTGTTGGATGCCGTCCACATCGAGCCCGACGAGCGAGCCCTGACGCTCATCTGGCGCGCGGCGGTAACCGCTCATGGGGAACTGTCCCGGCACGAGTACAGCGTGGTGCGCGAGCTGGAGCCCTGGGAGGAGGCAACCCCATGAGCATCTGGCCGGAGGAGTTGGTGGTGCTCGGGCTGGGCCTATGTACACCGCTAGGACTGACCGCACGAACCACCCAGGTGGAGATGGCAGCCGGCACCGTGCGCTTCATCCTCACCGAGGTGCAGGACTGGAGGGGGGAGCCGCTCCGGACCTCCCAGCTCACGATGCTGGAAGCCCACCTCTCGCGCACGGAGCGCATGCTGGCCCTGGCAACCACGGCGCTCCAGGGATGCTTAAGGAAGCACGGGTGGAGAAAGCCGAGCACCTACCCCTGGTGCTGGCGCTGCCTGCGCCAGGGAACGGCCCGGTCATTGACGAGGAGCCACTGCTGCGGGCGCTCGCGGAGGTGGCGTCTCCCGCCCGACTCCAGGTACGGCCCGAAGGGCTCTGCCGCGTGGGGCGCGCGGGATTCTTCGTGGCGCTGGCCCGCGCCGCGGAGTTGCTCCTGTCGGGGAAAGCGAGGCGTGTGCTCGTGGGAGCAGTGGACTCGCTGTGCGATCCGGGCTCGCTGGAGAACCTGCTGGCGAAGGGGCAGCTGCTCTGTTCCTCGGTACGAGAGGGCATCCTGCCGGGAGAAGGGGCCGGCTTCGTGCTGCTCACGCGAGCCTCGATGCACAGACGCGACGAGCCACGGGCCCAGGGACGCATCCTCGCCCTCGCACTGGCGAAGGAGCCTCGCCACAGGTACCAGTCCGAGCCCAGCCTGGCCGAGGGGCTCACATCGGCCTTCCGTCAGCTCCACAACCACCCGGTCGCCGGCCTCCGGCGGGTCGCGCATGTGCTCTCCTGCCAGACGGGAGAGACCCTCTGGGGCCATGAGTTCAACCGGGCCTACCTGCGCAACGCGGCCCTCATGCCCGAGCCGTTGGTGGGCCATCTCATCGCGGAAAGCCTGGGGGACGTGGGAGCGGGCTCTGGTGCCATCCAAATCGGCCATGCGCTCCATGTATTGGGGGAGCTGAAACCGGTGCACGGACAGGCCCCCCGGGCCCTGGTGTACGGCTGCTCCGACGAGGGCCAGGTCGGAGCCATCATCATCGAGAGGGGAACATGAGTAAGACGTTCGCGAACGGGCGCACCATCGTCCACAAGGGCGACGGCAAAACCAACGTTTCCGCGGCACCCGACGTGTGTAAGACCCCCTCTCCGGGAGGGCCGGTGCCGGTGCCGTATGTCAACGTGGCCAAGGACAGCGACCTGTCCGACGGCAGCAACACGGTGGAGATCGAAGGAAATCCGGTGGCGCTGAAGGGCTCCGCCTTGAGCACCAGCACAGGGGACGAGGCTGGAACGGCAGGAGGAGGGCTCATCTCATCCAAGACGAAGGGAAAGATGACCTGGGGCACCTACAGCCTGGACGTGAAGATCGAGGGCAAGGGGGTGGTGCGCTTCATGGACGTCACCCAGCACAACGGGAACACCTTCAACACGGCTTTCATGCAAGATGGCGGGACGGGATGGGCTTACGGAGATGATCCGGTAGGCGAAAGCAACGAGTGTCCCAGAGAAGACTGCGAGAAGGACAAGGCGAGCCATCGCCTCCTGGAAACCTACACGAGCCAGGGACTCGCCATGCAACTCCTGGGTACGCTCGATCAGATCAGCGCGAATCCCAAGATGAGCAATCTGAGAGTATTCAAAGAACGTGGTGGGTACATGATTGGTGTTCTCCTTTGCAAGTGCCAGCAGAGAATCTACGCGGCCATGTCCGGTGAGGGTGCCCCTCTGGATGGATTCAAACGAGCCATCGATTTATTGAATGAGAACGACGAGAAGAAGCGATGGA contains:
- a CDS encoding beta-ketoacyl synthase N-terminal-like domain-containing protein, producing the protein MEKAEHLPLVLALPAPGNGPVIDEEPLLRALAEVASPARLQVRPEGLCRVGRAGFFVALARAAELLLSGKARRVLVGAVDSLCDPGSLENLLAKGQLLCSSVREGILPGEGAGFVLLTRASMHRRDEPRAQGRILALALAKEPRHRYQSEPSLAEGLTSAFRQLHNHPVAGLRRVAHVLSCQTGETLWGHEFNRAYLRNAALMPEPLVGHLIAESLGDVGAGSGAIQIGHALHVLGELKPVHGQAPRALVYGCSDEGQVGAIIIERGT
- a CDS encoding DUF2169 family type VI secretion system accessory protein, with amino-acid sequence MQVGVRLGSCRKVLQVFGERVWVQGMLELRPLDPRPFESMPLVYERSFGGASEPRNPVGRGLYASARAAVEQPLPNLEDPLQLIRRHSDRVTPVGFGPIARSWQPRLAYAGTYDEAWIKNRAPLWPPDFDHRFSIAAAPGLVASPWLTGGESVVLTGLSPDGQWAFPLPRHRLTVKVVFQHRAERRPLVLDAVHIEPDERALTLIWRAAVTAHGELSRHEYSVVRELEPWEEATP
- a CDS encoding DUF4150 domain-containing protein encodes the protein MSKTFANGRTIVHKGDGKTNVSAAPDVCKTPSPGGPVPVPYVNVAKDSDLSDGSNTVEIEGNPVALKGSALSTSTGDEAGTAGGGLISSKTKGKMTWGTYSLDVKIEGKGVVRFMDVTQHNGNTFNTAFMQDGGTGWAYGDDPVGESNECPREDCEKDKASHRLLETYTSQGLAMQLLGTLDQISANPKMSNLRVFKERGGYMIGVLLCKCQQRIYAAMSGEGAPLDGFKRAIDLLNENDEKKRWTLCGPVNFSKIRDATGEIPDGQKLFLVDLKAPANRPGLCAAPKLIQKANEDGHKPSSMSEVFYFPPTAVSRAQKKSKTKPANTAVEVTYMETLKGVTNKVTNKFHHGDVVPSCATCQIHLTPMLCPTDNPCKS